From the Oceanicaulis alexandrii DSM 11625 genome, one window contains:
- the ykgO gene encoding type B 50S ribosomal protein L36, whose protein sequence is MKVRSSLKSLKNRHRDCQVVRRRGKVYVINKTDPRFKARAG, encoded by the coding sequence ATGAAAGTGCGCAGCTCCCTGAAGTCCTTGAAGAACCGCCACCGCGACTGCCAAGTCGTGCGTCGCCGCGGCAAGGTCTACGTGATCAACAAAACCGACCCGCGTTTCAAAGCCCGCGCCGGCTAG
- a CDS encoding HAD family hydrolase, which produces MSRAVLWDLGHTLVDWDPRRVYRTLMPDDAAVEQFLGGVCTMAWHTEHDRGVPMADNRKPLIEAHPDKADLITAWETRWPDMFDGWITGMEAVVDRLNALGVAQYALTNLPAEKWSHIQETYPKIAAFDAVVVSGAEKMVKPDPRLYQLTIQRISHAPEDVLFIDDRDDNIRAGIEAGFKGHVFKGAEGAVRALRDHGVDL; this is translated from the coding sequence GTGTCGCGCGCGGTTCTCTGGGACCTGGGTCATACCCTGGTCGACTGGGACCCGCGCCGGGTCTACAGAACGCTTATGCCTGACGACGCCGCCGTGGAGCAATTCCTCGGCGGTGTTTGTACGATGGCGTGGCACACCGAGCATGATCGCGGCGTGCCCATGGCGGACAACCGCAAGCCCCTGATCGAGGCGCACCCCGACAAGGCCGATCTGATCACGGCCTGGGAGACGCGCTGGCCGGACATGTTTGACGGCTGGATCACGGGCATGGAGGCGGTGGTCGACCGCCTGAACGCTCTGGGCGTCGCGCAATACGCCCTGACCAATCTGCCGGCCGAGAAATGGTCTCATATCCAAGAGACCTATCCCAAGATCGCGGCCTTTGACGCTGTGGTGGTCTCCGGCGCCGAGAAGATGGTCAAACCCGATCCCCGTCTCTACCAGCTGACTATCCAGCGCATCAGCCATGCGCCTGAAGACGTGCTGTTCATCGATGACCGCGATGACAATATCCGCGCCGGAATCGAAGCGGGCTTCAAGGGCCATGTCTTCAAAGGCGCCGAAGGGGCTGTCAGAGCCCTGCGCGATCATGGCGTCGATCTCTAG